The proteins below are encoded in one region of Mangifera indica cultivar Alphonso chromosome 7, CATAS_Mindica_2.1, whole genome shotgun sequence:
- the LOC123221903 gene encoding solanesyl diphosphate synthase 3, chloroplastic/mitochondrial-like: MLFSYGLSRISINPRASLLTCRWLLSHLTGSLSPSTSSHSIRDSVHKVWGCREAYTWSVPALHGFRHQIHHQSSSLIEDQLDPFSLVADELSLVANRLRSMVVTEVPKLASAAEYFFKMGVEGKRFRPTVLLLMATALNVHVLEPLPEGAGDALMTELRTRQQCIAEITEMIHVASLLHDDVLDDADTRRGIGSLNLVMGNKLAVLAGDFLLSRACVALASLKNTEVVSLLATVVEHLVTGETMQMTTSSDQRCSMEYYMQKTYYKTASLISNSCKAIALLAGQSAEVAMLAFEFGKNLGLAYQLIDDVLDFTGTSASLGKGSLSDIRHGIVTAPILFAMEEFPQLRAVIDQGFENPSNVDVALEYLGKSRGIQRTRELATNHANLAAAAIDALPKTDNEEVRKSRRALLDLTQRVITRNK; the protein is encoded by the exons atgttattttcttatgGCCTTTCTCGGATTTCAATAAATCCTAGAGCCTCCTTGTTGACTTGTCGTTGGCTTCTCTCGCATCTGACTGGCTCCCTGAGCCCTTCCACTTCTTCACACTCTATCAGAGACTCAGTTCATAAG GTTTGGGGTTGCAGAGAAGCTTATACGTGGAGTGTTCCTGCCTTGCATGGTTTTAGACACCAAATTCATCACCAAAGCAGCTCCCTAATTGAG gATCAACTCGACCCATTTTCCCTTGTTGCTGATGAACTATCACTTGTTGCTAACAGGCTGCGCTCCATGGTAGTCACTGAG GTACCTAAGCTTGCCTCAGCAGCTGAGTATTTCTTCAAAATGGGAGTGGAGGGAAAGAGGTTTCGTCCCAcg GTTTTATTGTTGATGGCAACAGCCTTGAATGTGCATGTACTTGAGCCACTTCCTGAAGGTGCAGGAGATGCTTTGATGACTGAGCTACGTACAAGACAACAATGTATAGCTGAGATTACTGAGATGATCCAT GTAGCAAGCCTTCTTCACGATGATGTCTTGGATGATGCAGATACAAGGCGTGGCATTGGTTCGTTAAATTTAGTAATGGGGAATAAG tTAGCTGTATTAGCGGGAGATTTTCTTCTATCTCGCGCTTGTGTTGCCCTTGCTTCATTGAAAAACACAGag GTTGTATCATTGCTGGCAACAGTTGTAGAGCATCTTGTTACCGGTGAAACAATGCAAATGACTACTTCATCTGATCAACGGTGTAG CATGGAATATTATATGCAAAAAACATACTACAAGACTGCTTCATTGATATCAAATAGCTGCAAGGCAATTGCTCTTCTTGCTGGGCAATCAGCAGAAGTTGCAATGTTGGCTTTTGAGTTTGGAAAAAATCTG GGACTGGCCTACCAATTAATAGATGACGTTCTTGATTTCACGGGCACATCAGCTTCACTTGGAAAGGGATCTTTATCGGACATACGGCAT GGAATTGTAACGGCTCCTATACTGTTTGCAATGGAAGAATTCCCCCAGTTGCGTGCAGTTATTGATCAGGGCTTTGAAAATCCTTCAAACGTCGATGTC GCCCTTGAATACCTTGGCAAGAGTCGGGGAATACAAAGGACGAGAGAGCTAGCGACAAACCATGCCAACCTTGCTGCAGCTGCCATCGATGCTCTACCCAAAACTGACAATGAAGAAGTAAGAAAGTCAAGACGGGCACTTTTAGATCTAACTCAAAGAGTCATCACaagaaataaatga